The DNA window CACGCGCAGGTTCTACCAGGGCCTCCTCAAACAAAGCGACGAGGCTAGGATGCACCCGGAGTCTCTCATCCCACTGGCCGACGTCGATTGAGCTTCTCGGTCCTGCTGCACCCAAAGGCGGCAGGCTCGCTGAAGAAGCTGCAGGCCTCCATCAGAAACAGGGTCCTGGAATCGATGAGGGAGCTGGAGCGACAGCCTGAGAAGGATGACCAAATGAAACCATCCCGGTTCTGGAGGCTGAGGGTCGGGGACTACAGGTTGGTCTATGAGATTGATAGGAAGGCGAGCCGGGTCATAGTACTTTACATCGGGCACAGGAAGAACGTCTACGACGATTTCACAAGGCTGTTCTAGAAAGACCGGCCAACACCACCAACAAGACTGCCTGGGCCGTTCTCATGAGTAGGCGTAAATCCAGCCCCAACAACCGTAGTCCGATGAATTGGGGCAAAGTCGTCGGCTATGGACTGATAGTCTTGATTGCAAGCCCGGTCATTATATTTATTGGTCTACTCGCTTATCTATTGCTTGGCGGATTTGGGCCAATCACAGCTCCTTGAGTGACTGTCCAACCCCACCAGATCTGCTAGGTCAATCCGGCCGACAAGGCGGGAAT is part of the Candidatus Bathyarchaeia archaeon genome and encodes:
- a CDS encoding type II toxin-antitoxin system RelE/ParE family toxin, which produces MSFSVLLHPKAAGSLKKLQASIRNRVLESMRELERQPEKDDQMKPSRFWRLRVGDYRLVYEIDRKASRVIVLYIGHRKNVYDDFTRLF